The sequence below is a genomic window from Ignavibacteria bacterium.
GAAGAACTTAAACCAATCCTTAACCCACGAGAAGCATTCGAAAAAGGAAAACTTATAATTCCACCAAAAGTATTTTCGACCGGAAATATAGAAGATGCTTGGGGTAAATGTGACTATATAATTGAAGACACAGTTGAATCCGGTGGACAAGAACATATTTACCTCGAAACACAAGGAGCTTTCTCTTATCCGATTGAACGAGGTGGAATTAAGATAATTTCGGCAACTCAAAATCCAACTGCGGTTCAGCGAACTGCCGCACGCGTGCTCGGAATTTCAATGCATAAAGTTGAAGTGGATGTGTTAAGATTAGGCGGCGGATTTGGCGGAAAGGAAGATCAAGCTACAGCCTGGGCGGTTATGACGGCACTCGCTGCAATGAAATTAAATCGTCCCGTGAAATTAATTCTTCCACGTCAGGAAGATATTAGATTAACTGGCAAGCGTCATCCGTATTCTTCTGATTTTAAAATTGGATTAACAAAAGAGGGAAAGATCCTCGCTTACGAAGTTACTTTCTACCAAAATGCCGGTGCGGCTGCGGATCTATCCCCGGCCATTTTAGAAAGAACTCTTTTTCACTGTACGAACAGCTATTACATTCCAAATGTAAAAGCGACAGCTTACAGCTGCAAAACTAATTTAGCTCCTTTCACAGCATTTAGAGGATTTGGCGGCCCGCAGGGAATGTTTGTTATTGAATCAGCTATTTATAAAGCTGCACAAGTGATGGGAGTTGAACCTTCTTTTATCCAGAAAAAAAACTTACTTAACGAGGGAGATGAATTCCCATATGGACAGAGAGCCGAGAACTGTCGAGCCAAAAGATGTTATGAAGAAGCTGTTAAAAAATATCAAGTGGAATCTGTTAAAAATAAAATTGGTGAATTCAACAGAGAGAATAAATTCATCAAAAAGGGTTCAGCTCTCATGCCGGTATGCTTTGGTATTTCATTCACCTCAACGTTTTTGAACCAAGCAAGTGCACTCGTTCATGTTTATACAGATGGAAGCGTAAGCGTAAGCACAGCCGCAGTCGAGATGGGACAAGGAGTAAATGCTAAACTTCATTCGATTGCTGCTAAAATGTTTTCAATTGATCCGATGCGAGTGAAAGTCGAATCAACAAACACTTCTCGAATTGCAAATACATCACCAACCGCTGCAAGCAAGGGCGCCGATCTTAATGGTTTTGCAACAATGGAAGCTTGCAATTTGATTCTGAAAAGATTACAAAAATCTGCAGCAGAAGAACTTGGATTTTCTGATGAGAAAAAAATTTCAATTCAAAATGAGTTTGTTTTTTACGATAATAAAAAAACCGAGTTAACCTGGGAAAAACTTGTCAGCTCAACTTATATGAAAAGAATCAGCCTTTCTGCTCATGCGCATCATGCCACGCCTGGGGTTTTTTTCGATAGAGAAAAATCAAAGGGGAATCCTTTTGCTTATCACGTTTATGGAACAGCGTTAATTGAAGT
It includes:
- a CDS encoding xanthine dehydrogenase, whose translation is MKNIDSIKHVRGESQFVDDVLTPDGLLHGYVFYSPIAHGKILNIDLSEALKSEGVSAIFTAKDIPGENQIGGIVYDENLFAEDEVHFIGHPIAFVVGETELKAKEASKKIKCEFEELKPILNPREAFEKGKLIIPPKVFSTGNIEDAWGKCDYIIEDTVESGGQEHIYLETQGAFSYPIERGGIKIISATQNPTAVQRTAARVLGISMHKVEVDVLRLGGGFGGKEDQATAWAVMTALAAMKLNRPVKLILPRQEDIRLTGKRHPYSSDFKIGLTKEGKILAYEVTFYQNAGAAADLSPAILERTLFHCTNSYYIPNVKATAYSCKTNLAPFTAFRGFGGPQGMFVIESAIYKAAQVMGVEPSFIQKKNLLNEGDEFPYGQRAENCRAKRCYEEAVKKYQVESVKNKIGEFNRENKFIKKGSALMPVCFGISFTSTFLNQASALVHVYTDGSVSVSTAAVEMGQGVNAKLHSIAAKMFSIDPMRVKVESTNTSRIANTSPTAASKGADLNGFATMEACNLILKRLQKSAAEELGFSDEKKISIQNEFVFYDNKKTELTWEKLVSSTYMKRISLSAHAHHATPGVFFDREKSKGNPFAYHVYGTALIEVTLDCLRGIYEIDSVKVVHDFGESLNPVIDRGQAEGAIAQGIGWMTCEELLWDDKGKLLTDALSTYKVPDIHGAPKDIQIHFLEDAPNPYGPFKSKAIGEPPFMYGIGVFFALMNAMRSFNPEIDVELKSPLTPERVLLSLYKPEKAINKSVSETP